The DNA region CACCCCTTTCCATCCAGCCCATGTGAGAAAGGCTAGGGTGGAATAGATTCAACTTGTTGGATACTGATTTACGTGATACTCGGGCCTTGTAGATTACGGATGCGAAAAAGAAATGGTGCCAGAAGTCAGCCTTGTTGGGCACCAACTACATGAGCAATACCCTCATCCTTAGTCATCCGAAAGCATACCGTGGACTGACGCATCGGTCTGCGGCGCAGCGTTGCCATTATTATTGCCTTTGCCGTCCCCTTCCTCATTGTTAACGGTGGTGCTATTAACTTGGGGTCCGGGAACATAATAACACATCAGTGATCATCACACAGCGGGGGGCTCCTTGAGGCAGATTAGCTCTTTCTGCGAAAATTGGCAATTCTAGACACCGGCAAATCCCTGAGTAGATGAGATCGCGTCGCTCAATATTTGACCAGAGGCTGCAACGGCATATTTACCGGGCCTCATCCAGTTACAGTGCCGATCCGAGCCGGACAGTCGGGGTAGGTACCGGGCAAACGGGGGATACCCCAAGTTGGGGCGTGTCCCTAAGCATAACTGCGGAGTACgttctccagcttcttctaAATCAAGACCGGTACAATTGACGGCATGGCTCCGTTTGAAGACTGGAATATATCTCTTACCGAAAGGAATCTACATTTTCCATTTCAACAATTAACTACAAGTCGCTATTAACCCGGGGGTTATTCATCATCCACATTATTCACCATGCTTGTTTCGGCTCCATGCCTTTGGCGAGCCACGGTTGGCCTGCTAGTCGCGCTGTCCACTTCTACCCTTCCTGTCAACGCTGCTGTTCAACCAAGTCAGAATAACCTCCAACTTTTCCCCTTGCCTAAAGAAGTCACCAAATCCGATCTCTTCCAGGTTAAAGTTCGATCACTCGCTAAACATGCTCGAAAAGAGTGGGAGTCTCTTGATCTCATAagcgccaaggtcaacgaAGTGAACCAGACGACTGGACAGACTCTGTCTTATGACACGTCTGTAGGGCTTTTTGACTTTGATGGCCCCATTGAACTCTCTATTCAACCATCCGAGAAGGTGTTTCCATCCATCGAGACGGTCAGGGTTCGCCCTCTTTCATACAACCTCAAAGCGGGTATTCACGGTCGCACTATTAAGTTGGCTCTAAACAAACCGGCCAACTTGGTAGTCGAGGTCAACGGCGATGTTTTCAGGGTTCTGCATCTGTTTTCAGATGAGATCCAAAAAGACACCATTAGCCGGGACGAGGCCAAAAAAGACTCTTCGATTCTCTACTATGGCGCCGGATATCACGAACTAAAGGACCAAGTCAATATCACTTCGGGCCAGACAGTCTATCTCGCTCCTGGGTCTTTCGTCAAGGGAGGCTTCAATTTTCAGAACGCATCAGACGCAGCCATCCTTGGGCGCGGGGTGCTTTACAAGAGCCCTTATGATGCAATCACTATCAACTATTCGAAGAATGTTCGTGTCCAAGGTGTGACGGTTATCAACCCTGGCCATTATTCTGTCATTATGGGCTCTAGTGATGGCGTCACTGTCTCCGGCCTGAGGTCAATAAGTGCGGTGAAATGGGGAGATGGCATCGATGTATTCTGTTGTCAGAATGTGGTGCTTGAAAAACTCTTTATGCGCAACTCGGACGATTGCGTGGCCATGTATCAACACCGCTGGGACTACTACGGCGACTCCAAAAACCTTACTCTCCGGGATTCATCTTTGTGGGCTGACCTAGCTCACCCAATCCATCTTGGCCTACATGGAAACACTGTTACCCCTGAAACCATGGAGGAtgtcaccatctccaacatcGATATCCTCGATCACCGGGAGCCGCAGGTTGATTATCAAGGATGCCTAGCAATCAACGTCGCCGACGAGAATCTTCTCAAGAATATCGTTTTCCAGGACATTCGCGTTGAAGACTTTCGGCTTGGCTCACTTCTCAGCTTCAAAGTCCTCTACAACTCAAAATACAGTTCAGGGCCTGGGCGGGGTCTTCACAATGTCACGGTCAAGAATTTGTCATACAATGGGAAAGGCGGTAATCTTCCTGCGATAGCGGGATATGATAAAGATCGCAGGGTCGAGTTTGTTGACTTTCAAGGATTGGAAATCAATGGCGAGCATGTATGGGACGGTATGCGAAAGCCCGGGTGGTATTCCACGTCTGATTTCGTCCCGCTCTATGTGGGCAGTCATGTTGCTAACCTAACCTACTCTGCCTAAATGACTATCAAAAAATAGACCATGCTTAGCAGTCATCATACCTTAAAAGTGTCAAGCACCGATGAACACATCAACGGGTAGGCAACACCGGTAACCATTAAAAGACATGTCATCTTCCGTTTTGCTCAGACACTACTCCCTAGGAGCCTACCGACGTAAGCCCCACTGCGCTTCACCTCGCATGTTGGAAACAAAACCGTCGCATGAGAACCCCACACATCTCATGGGAACTCCTTGGCGGCAACTATATGCCTCTATGCGGATCATCAACTTAGTCACATAGTTCGTTAGATGGAAGATTCGTGAGGCTGTTGAAATTCGTCACAATCAACGAGATGTAATAATTAGCCTGACAACACACGGCCATGGCCTTATTCCACCGGCTCACCAAGCTATGCCTGCGTCGTCTTCTTACGCCTCAAGGCGGTATAGCAGCGTTCCGAATCCAAGTTGATCATAGCCACCGCTCGTGGTTCCAtagtctcctcctccaccttcaGCTCCACCACTTTTCTCAACGACAAGGTCCCGGTAAGCCATGGTCCATTTAACATCACGACCCTTGATAGAGCCGTAGTGAGCGACAAAGAGTTCGGCCATCGGCCTGATGGTGCCACGGCCGGTACTGCTTATCTCGGTTTGCGTACCATGCACTGCGTTGACATAGGTAGAGAATGGAACATCTTCGCCAACGTTGTACTTGGATACGTACTCCATTCTAGGATTACACAGTTAGTTCATACTCCCTGTAGGAACTGATGAAGAACGAACGAAGGCTTACCCAGCAAGAATCCTATTTTCCAAGTATCCAAAAAGGTCTTCACCTTGGTTATGGGCCTGCTGAGCAATCACGCCCAGCAAGGCAAAGTCGAGGGTGGCGTGGCCTTGGTCCCTGCCCGCTTCCTGATTCTGCCCCAACTTCTTGCCGGTCCCTTCTTCTGTATGAATGGACCAGATGGCTTTCTCAATAGCTCCGTTTCCTTGGCCGTGCTTGAAGTATTCGATCGCTTCGTCCCAGATGGTATGATTGTCGGCTAGCACACCGATGCTCATCATACTTGCAATGTTGCAAAGGTCCCAGTTTGCCCAGTAATTGTCGATATGGGCACCATTGTGTTCAGTCAAGAAGCGTAGGTTCATCGGATAGAACACGCGAAGAAGCATAGAGGTTGCTGCTTCGAGACCGTTCCAGCCGGGATAAGAGCGGAGAATCTCTGCTACGTTCGCAAACTGGTAGCCATAAAGGCCCGCAGCTAAGAACTTGTCGGAGCTACCCCAGATATCTGTGAGATTTGCAGCCCAGGCATCGACGATGCGAACAGCCGCTTCCGCAAAATCTGGGTCTTGGGTGATTTTCCAACGGATAGATAGAGCGTATGCTGAGGCAAGGTCTCGATACAGCAGAGCGTAGTTCTCTGGGAGCTCCGGCGTGTTGCCTCTGACAAGAATCTTCTGAGGGCTTGGCTTGTAGTCTGGATTTGCCCGTGCGACTAGCTTTTCCCAGCCATCTGACCAAGGCGCCTCACCAGAATCAACAAACTTCCTAATGCGGCGGAAGTCTGCTTCAGAATGAAGAAGCCCTGGGTGGACAAATGTGCTGGAGGCTTTGTCCACAGCTCTGATAACAGGCCCATGGCGTAGATGCAGGGCTGACACGGCAGATGCGACAATGCCAACAGCGGCTAACAAAGAAATCTTCATGATTCCGACACGAAAATAGAAGAAAGGTGTGCAAAAGTTTGAATGGCTTATGTCAAAAGAGTGTTGGTACAAAAGTGTGGCAGCTTCCGACTACTTTAATAACGAGCCTACCCTCAAGCATTTATGGTTGCTGGATTCAGGTATACTAACTAGACGGCGTTTCACTCCGTAAACAAGATGCATCGGCAAGACTGTCGGAGAAGATCAAGGGAGCATTTTCCAACAGCGTAGCATCCGCAAATTAAAGGATCAACATATCAGGAGAGATCGTCAAGAGCTGCTACCCTTTGCGTCACGATCCCCGGACCGGTCCTTGACACGCGCCCGAGCTCCGCTTGGCATCCGGGGAGCTGGCCGTGTAATCCTCCGTAGTTCCGCTCAAGAGGGGGACAACTCTTTACAGTTGGAAGGTTGGAAGGGTAAAGCCAAGGCACTCAAAGCAGGGACTTATGCTTAATTAAAGCAACCAATCAATTTCCAGGCTTCTTATTGCTATTTCTACCCAATAGAACGTGCCCACGTCAGTCACCACGATGCTAACGGTTTGGCGTTTTGGTGGCTGGCTACCCGACCCCTCCATCAACTCTTATCGCAACCTCCAGCCCCATCACACCAACTCTGCCTACGCTAAATCCCAGCACGCCTAACCGTGTGGCTTTCACACCTTCTGCAGAGCACACAGCAGTGAATGGTTGCGTTTCCTGGCGCCCAGCAAAAATGCGGAATGGCCAGCCTGCACTGCCAGCATGGGCAACGACTAAAGGTTGGCAGTCGGAAGCGAGTCCATGCTAGCACGAGAAGGCCGATGACGGCAGGAAGGGCAATCAGGGCCAGGAACCTGTACTCAATGTCCCTTTTCCCTGTGGTTTTTAGCGGGCGTTCTAGCAGATGGGCGGCGGTTACTTACTCGGCACGTTGGGTGGCTGAGGGAGATCTACAGACCTAGTGTTAGAGGGGTCAAGACTCAGGGAGTGAATGCCGGCATACCTTTTTTCTTGGGCAGCGGCGatgggagagagaagagaactTTTCTGTCTGTTGCTGTTGCGATAGTGCCAGTTGACGCTGGAAAGGTACTAGTTGCCGTTGTGATACTTCCAGAGAAAACCGCAGTCGTTGACTCGCCCACGGCGTGAACGCTGGAGGCAAAGAGCGCGGCGAGGATCAACAGAAAGAGTCTCTTTGACAAAGGCATGACGAGGTATTGCTAAAGCTGTAGAATCTGAGAAATTTTATCTTGGTATTGAAGAGATTTCTTGAAGTTCCAAGGCAATTAAGTACCCTTATCTCATGCCGCATCTAAAGGTGGTTGCGAGGCTCCCTCGTGAGGCTGCCATAGCCACCACCACAAAAAAACAATAGTTTAACAGCCTTTATGCAAGGCAACTACCGACGCTCAGACGCTAATGCCAGGCGTTCATCCTCTTGGGAATAGTCGTCGCCCGTTTGCTTCCAGTAGTCAACGCATCTCGTATTAGCCGACTGGCATGGCAGGATACGACATTTTCAGCTGGGGCTCAATTGATGGAATTGCGAACCGTGAGGCAACTTGGAGAGGTTTTCAGCCTCAGTGAGGCATATCGCGAGGGAATCTGGAGAAATCTTTAGGAGGGCAGGTCGGAGAGAAAAAGGCCCTGGTGTTACCCCTCTTCAAGCGATCATCTTTACTTTTCCTGTCCCACAACATGAACACTATGCttggcttctcttcttctgtaTCACAACATGGGCCTTCAAGGCACCTTCAAgctctctttttcttcatcttggtctTTCCTGCCCTAGCTCTCAACTCTGGTGAAACCTGGTCCAAGGCCCAAACCTCATCTGCCTACAAGAACCTTCCCGAGTGCGCCAGAACCTGCATTGCCCAAGTTGACAACAGCTTGAGTTGTTGGAGCTATGGCTGCGTTTGCTCCGAGAATACCGTTGGCAAGAACTTCATTGACGGTGCCAACTATGTTCAGAAATGCGTCCGGGATGATTGTCCCAAGGGAAGCGAGTCTGTCGTCAATAATGCTCTGGATGTGTTTCAGTCGATTTGTGAGGTCGAGTACTTTGAGTTTAGTGACTCGACCACTGCGACTGTTACTGCCACCATAGCCCCGACTGCTACACCCACATTCGACGGTAAAAGCCCCATCTTCTGTCATCCGTCACAAGATGCTTACTTGACCAGCCAGCAAGGTCGTCATGATTGACAAACCCGACGGCTCGTACAAGGCCCTCGATTCATGCGTCCGCTGGGTTCTCAACGGCTGCGACAGTCCCAAAGACAACAAGGACAACTGCAAGCCCGCACGCCCAGGCAATCACGGCGATATCTGGACAGGCCTTGGTGCGTACCTCCAGTGCTCAACGGCCGAGTGCGTCTGCGGTGGCTCGCGGTTCTTCTACTCGTCGCAGAAGCTATACGAGCGCGCAGACCTTTACTGCAGTATTGGGTTTCCCTACGAAGGCAGTGACACTAATGAGGCGTTTCAGCTCACGATGGGGATGCTGGCTGATTACTGCTCTACCGAAGGGTTTGTTCTAGGGAAGTGGATTATTACACTGTTTGGGACAAAGAAGGAAACGGGTGAGTATCAATCCCTTGGAAAGACAGGCTGGTAACTGATGGTGTGTTTAGGAATGACTCAGGAAACCAAGGTTGCTATAGGATTTGGTGTACTTAGTGGAGTCCTCACAATTATCAGCATTGCGTTAACTTGCTGTACATTGCGCAGGAAGGCGTAACCACAAGACTTGCTGTCGTGACTGCATTGGGTTGAAGGAAGAGCCGTAAAAGGGGGGTCCATGTGATATGTTAGGGTCTATGTATGTTTTCTCTTAATAGCGCTGCAGCTATTTTTTGCTCGTAAAAGTCAGATCTATGATTTATTATGTTATCATGTTTAAAGAGCAACATTATAGACGCCCGTTCCCTAAGACTAGGCCATGATAATGGAGATACTAAAGCTGTCACCTATGATCAGCCAGTTGGAGCAGGATAGCTCCCCTAGTATTTCTTTACTAATAGgtattaattactttttaattaatatgATGttttgttggagaaacagaacacaccaACCACACAGCCAGAACTCCTGACGCGTTTTTCTTCAGTGActtttcaaaagagggatctcacacacTGTCCCGCGATCTTAATATCatagaaaataataagggCAAATAATCAATTAATAGCAATGATAATCACGCCGAGGAAAAAGGCCCAAAGCTCctctttctcgtcatgaccGATGAAAAAGATGATAATGGTCAGAGGCCGTtgcctctgacctttttctacatacaagaaattgcccaatGGCCCAAAACGGCCTAGCACCCATTTCCCCTAACTCAATGTATTACTAAATCTAATTTAatacctagtatattattagatataacttatatcttatttaagataatactaatatctcttatattaagataaatataatataattagtttatttcttaaaaatcttataattattatattttttaataacttattaagtatttttttttataaaaaaaataaaaagaattatatattaatttctattatataatttctaaaatattaattattttaattaaagcttaaattttataaaaatttttaaaataattttaaaataaaatataaatactaagaaattttattttaagatacttatttatttaagatacttacttataGAAAATAttctaatatatttaataagtaagtataataaataagtaaatataataaaaatcctaatCTTTTTactaaagattataaaaaaaatactataaactatttaattaattaaaactacttactatactcttccctagatatcttaatcactacctaataagtccttatattatagctaggcttacCGCATATACTATAgcgctaaatacctagtctaATTAACCTTCCTTAACTACtattctttaataatttagctactacttatatatctatatctatttaattaattatttatctTCCTTCCTttactattattacccctcttttctataatctagtcctttttgccctctagcgccagcttaatatcttatttacttctCGAAGATCTTTAaccttagtaattaataaggtaaccttatatataatagcctttattctttttataaggGACTATAgagctttaaggattaactctagagagctattttaataccttctaatctatcttttaaggtatttagactaagatctagccttaagtatagttTTTAATATGACGATCGTAtctttcccaagggataaaccaGTCGtgctaggtttatattagcagaGGGTTATTAGcattatcttaaataagggGTATAGTCACGTCTAGTAATATGCTcaaggtattaagtataactaagttatattaatagctaaggtagctaatatatatGAAAGTACAATAAGTATGGTTTATATACTTAAGTGCGTTATATTAGACCGATCATAAGTTAGACCGCTATTATTCCTAGACCGCGTCGGTCTTAGGCCGACGTTATTCCCATATATTATCGGTCCTCGTCTAATAGGTCTATAGGGCCTAGGGTTCTATAGAGACCACATAACATAGCCGCGGAGGTCATAACATAATATCTCCCCTCCGTTAGGTCTTATCCCTAAGACCTACATACCCTAGTCTTCCTATCCTTCCGTTAATGCATTTTAATCTTAACCCTTTTACTACTCTTAATGCCGTGATGATTAATCATATATCTAAATAGGTTTCACATAAAACCCATGAGTTACATATCCTCGCTTCTTCCGTAGAATTCTTAAACGAGAAAGCCGACATGCCCTATACCCATTATTTTCACTTAGGCAAGCGGTATCTAATATCTGCGGATTCATCGCGCTATAGCAAGTGTATTCGCAGTAAGAAATCCTATGATAGCACCTATATGGCTGCCTCCCGTGCGTTCTATCTCTCTCCCCTTCGTGCGTTCCTCTAGCTAACCGTAGTAGTGACTTCTTTAATGAAATAAGAGAAGAAGTTAGAATAAGACGAGAGCGAGGCTAGCGACGCCCTCCTTATGCTTCACGAGGAGATAGCAGAGCTTTAGTCTCGCCTAGCCGCGGCGGCTAATCATTTATCGCGCATTCATAAGACTCGGAGTAGCATAAAAGCAAGGCATTCTAAGGCGACCCGCTAGGGTCTTTAGGAGGTAGAGCAAGAGGATAACCTATTATCCATATTAAATACTCATAAAGATACAGTGGTGCATAACCTTTAGGTAGATCATATTCCTAACGAGGTTAACTAAGTATCCCTTGGGTTAGGCGATGAGTTTCTTAATATATCGCCCTTATTTAATCCTAGTGCTACTAGTAGAAGTTCTTCAAAAGGCGTTATATACTAATGAGGTATTCTAGGGGTTCCTAGGTATTTTCTAAGTCTAGgtaatttttttatttaataaaatatattatcttatcATTgactttatatatattaaggatagCTTCCACGATATATTCTTTTAGTCTATTGACTTTAGCCTTTGGTTTATTACTAGTTTTAACTTAGATAATATTTTATGctaatttaagtaataaaatataaaagattaaatagAGTTTAATCTTAGGTAATAAATCTaatttatagttatattttgagattttttatttaattttatataatctaatatatttatagttaagttttttattttatcgTTTTATTTTAAGGTTTTTTATCGCGAGATAAACTATATCCCCCTCCGAGAAAATTAATCccttaatttttttttaattagcATAATTTATTATTCTATTTCTAATAAACTTAAGTTCTATTCTTATTTCCTCATATAGATTTcataattaattattaataagaattatttttaggttaataataatatctcGTATTTATCGATATATATCTAAGGTAAATCCAAAATTAGCATAGGCTAGTATAATTTTTAtgcttttatttatagctatattataggctagcTAAGCAGCTAATAGCTTCTTAACctaattagtttatttatagttaatataatatcAAAAGTATTATTCTAATATCTAATTTATGCATTTAGTTTATCCATCTATCTCCTTATgatatataataaagagtttataattaattcctaaATATCCTATAAGGCTTTGCTAGAATTTTAAAGCAAATAATAATCCTTAATCTATGataattttaagtaatatgCTATGTATCTTAGCGACATAAAAGTAAAAAAGGTATGCGAATTCTTCTATAGTTATCGCTTCTTTATAAggtataaaataagaaaattttATAAGTCTATCCACGATAACGAGAATGCTATCATAGAAGTTTCTAGTGGCCGGTTCTTCTAATAGGggtaatttaataataaaatcCATAGTGATTAAGTCCTATAGTTATTCCGTAACCGGGAGTAATTATAATTTCCCATAGGGTTTATAGCATTATGCCTTAGTTTTCGCGCAAAAGTCGCATTAGTTAATAACTATTAAAACGATTTTCTTTATtctaagaaatataaatattattttaactCATTCTagggttttattaattcccTGGtgcttatataattaatagttatatatttCGCATATAAAGTCATATTATAATTCGTCTAg from Fusarium keratoplasticum isolate Fu6.1 chromosome 12, whole genome shotgun sequence includes:
- a CDS encoding Alginate-lyase domain-containing protein codes for the protein MKISLLAAVGIVASAVSALHLRHGPVIRAVDKASSTFVHPGLLHSEADFRRIRKFVDSGEAPWSDGWEKLVARANPDYKPSPQKILVRGNTPELPENYALLYRDLASAYALSIRWKITQDPDFAEAAVRIVDAWAANLTDIWGSSDKFLAAGLYGYQFANVAEILRSYPGWNGLEAATSMLLRVFYPMNLRFLTEHNGAHIDNYWANWDLCNIASMMSIGVLADNHTIWDEAIEYFKHGQGNGAIEKAIWSIHTEEGTGKKLGQNQEAGRDQGHATLDFALLGVIAQQAHNQGEDLFGYLENRILAGMEYVSKYNVGEDVPFSTYVNAVHGTQTEISSTGRGTIRPMAELFVAHYGSIKGRDVKWTMAYRDLVVEKSGGAEGGGGDYGTTSGGYDQLGFGTLLYRLEA
- a CDS encoding CFEM domain-containing protein, whose amino-acid sequence is MLGFSSSVSQHGPSRHLQALFFFILVFPALALNSGETWSKAQTSSAYKNLPECARTCIAQVDNSLSCWSYGCVCSENTVGKNFIDGANYVQKCVRDDCPKGSESVVNNALDVFQSICEVEYFEFSDSTTATVTATIAPTATPTFDASKVVMIDKPDGSYKALDSCVRWVLNGCDSPKDNKDNCKPARPGNHGDIWTGLGAYLQCSTAECVCGGSRFFYSSQKLYERADLYCSIGFPYEGSDTNEAFQLTMGMLADYCSTEGFVLGKWIITLFGTKKETGMTQETKVAIGFGVLSGVLTIISIALTCCTLRRKA